From a single Bos indicus isolate NIAB-ARS_2022 breed Sahiwal x Tharparkar chromosome 11, NIAB-ARS_B.indTharparkar_mat_pri_1.0, whole genome shotgun sequence genomic region:
- the THUMPD2 gene encoding THUMP domain-containing protein 2 isoform X2, giving the protein MAVVPGGPSSRPAVGAQFFCTAGRGLEPFLMREVRERLAATQVEYISGKVFFTTCSDLNMLKQLKSAERLFLLIKKQLPFPVSSVSKGKILNELQRLINDDPESWLNAISIWKNLLELDAKKEKLSHKNANPLKRKVGEDDITAKKLKTEQIQELQETKECQLEKQIEEKILEQGNFITEGEKFQKLQDDVTEAVDTRNQTNLTFRVSCRCSGAVAKTLTAQEVGRVIGIALMKQFGWKADLRNPNLEIFIHLSDVYSVLGIPVFRVPLACRAYIKTAGLRSTIAWAMASLAEIKHVYYVGADVSDSQLSGAYDNLRAAGLRDKIELLQVSVIESIMRNAGLEEAQAGIKIAGRNINNLRYADDTTLMAESEEKLKSLLMKVKEESEKVGLKLNIQKTKIMASGPITSWEIDGETVETVSDFIFLGSKITADGDCSHEIERRLLLGRKVMTNLDSILKSRDITLPTKVHLVKAMVFPVFMYGCESWTVKKAEHRRIDALNCGVGEDS; this is encoded by the exons GTTGAATACATTTCAGGAAAAGTTTTTTTCACCACCTGTTCTGACTTGAATATGCTGAAACAATTGAAATCTGCAGAAAGGTTATTTTTGCTGATTAAAAAGCAGCTTccatttcctgtttcttctgTGAGTAAAG GAAAAATACTTAATGAACTACAAAGACTTATAAATGATGATCCTGAAAGTTGGTTGAATGCCATTTCAATTTGGAAGAATCTTCTTGAACTtgatgcaaaaaaggaaaaactttctCACAAAAATGCTAACCCACTCAAAAGAAAAGTGGGAGAAGATGATATCACTGCtaagaaattgaaaacagaacaaaTCCAAGAGCTACAAGAGACTAAGGAATGCCAGCTGgaaaaacaaatagaagaaaaaatattggagCAAGGAAATTTTATCACCGAAggagaaaaatttcaaaaacttcAGGATGATGTCACGGAAGCTGTTGATACGCGTAACCAGACCAACTTAACTTTTAGAGTTTCCTGTCGCTGCAGTGGGGCCGTTGCAAAGACCCTTACTGCGCAG GAGGTAGGAAGAGTAATTGGAATTGCTCTTATGAAACAGTTTGGATGGAAAGCAGATTTGAGGAATCCAAATTTGGAG atttttatacATCTAAGTGACGTTTACTCTGTGTTGGGAATTCCTGTGTTCAG GGTTCCTTTAGCCTGCAGAGCTTACATCAAGACAGCAGGGTTGAGATCTACCATAGCCTGGGCAATGGCCTCCCTCGCAGAAATTAAG CATGTATATTACGTGGGTGCTGATGTCAGTGACTCCCAGTTATCAGGTGCATATGACAATCTGAGAGCTGCAGGCCTCAGGGATAAGATTGAGTTACTTCAAGTCTCTGTTATAG agtcaatcatgagaaacgctggactggaagaagcacaagctggaatcaagattgccgggagaaatatcaataacctcagatatgcagatgacaccacccttatggcagaaagtgaagagaaactaaaaagcctcttgatgaaagtgaaagaggagagtgaaaaagttggcttaaaactcaacattcagaaaacgaagatcatggcatctggtcccatcacttcatgggaaatagatggggaaacagtggaaacagtgtcagactttatttttctgggctccaaaatcactgcagatggtgactgcagccatgaaattgaaagacgcttactccttggaaggaaagttatgaccaacctagatagcatattgaaaagcagagacattactttgccaacaaaggtccatctagtcaaggctatggtttttccagtgttcatgtatggatgtgagagttggactgtgaagaaagctgagcaccgaagaattgatgctttgaactgtggtgttggagaagactcttga
- the THUMPD2 gene encoding THUMP domain-containing protein 2 isoform X1: MAVVPGGPSSRPAVGAQFFCTAGRGLEPFLMREVRERLAATQVEYISGKVFFTTCSDLNMLKQLKSAERLFLLIKKQLPFPVSSVSKGKILNELQRLINDDPESWLNAISIWKNLLELDAKKEKLSHKNANPLKRKVGEDDITAKKLKTEQIQELQETKECQLEKQIEEKILEQGNFITEGEKFQKLQDDVTEAVDTRNQTNLTFRVSCRCSGAVAKTLTAQEVGRVIGIALMKQFGWKADLRNPNLEIFIHLSDVYSVLGIPVFRVPLACRAYIKTAGLRSTIAWAMASLAEIKAGAVVLDPMCGLGTILLEAAKEWPHVYYVGADVSDSQLSGAYDNLRAAGLRDKIELLQVSVIESIMRNAGLEEAQAGIKIAGRNINNLRYADDTTLMAESEEKLKSLLMKVKEESEKVGLKLNIQKTKIMASGPITSWEIDGETVETVSDFIFLGSKITADGDCSHEIERRLLLGRKVMTNLDSILKSRDITLPTKVHLVKAMVFPVFMYGCESWTVKKAEHRRIDALNCGVGEDS, from the exons GTTGAATACATTTCAGGAAAAGTTTTTTTCACCACCTGTTCTGACTTGAATATGCTGAAACAATTGAAATCTGCAGAAAGGTTATTTTTGCTGATTAAAAAGCAGCTTccatttcctgtttcttctgTGAGTAAAG GAAAAATACTTAATGAACTACAAAGACTTATAAATGATGATCCTGAAAGTTGGTTGAATGCCATTTCAATTTGGAAGAATCTTCTTGAACTtgatgcaaaaaaggaaaaactttctCACAAAAATGCTAACCCACTCAAAAGAAAAGTGGGAGAAGATGATATCACTGCtaagaaattgaaaacagaacaaaTCCAAGAGCTACAAGAGACTAAGGAATGCCAGCTGgaaaaacaaatagaagaaaaaatattggagCAAGGAAATTTTATCACCGAAggagaaaaatttcaaaaacttcAGGATGATGTCACGGAAGCTGTTGATACGCGTAACCAGACCAACTTAACTTTTAGAGTTTCCTGTCGCTGCAGTGGGGCCGTTGCAAAGACCCTTACTGCGCAG GAGGTAGGAAGAGTAATTGGAATTGCTCTTATGAAACAGTTTGGATGGAAAGCAGATTTGAGGAATCCAAATTTGGAG atttttatacATCTAAGTGACGTTTACTCTGTGTTGGGAATTCCTGTGTTCAG GGTTCCTTTAGCCTGCAGAGCTTACATCAAGACAGCAGGGTTGAGATCTACCATAGCCTGGGCAATGGCCTCCCTCGCAGAAATTAAG GCTGGTGCAGTTGTTTTAGATCCAATGTGTGGACTTGGAACAATACTTTTGGAAGCTGCTAAGGAATGGCCA CATGTATATTACGTGGGTGCTGATGTCAGTGACTCCCAGTTATCAGGTGCATATGACAATCTGAGAGCTGCAGGCCTCAGGGATAAGATTGAGTTACTTCAAGTCTCTGTTATAG agtcaatcatgagaaacgctggactggaagaagcacaagctggaatcaagattgccgggagaaatatcaataacctcagatatgcagatgacaccacccttatggcagaaagtgaagagaaactaaaaagcctcttgatgaaagtgaaagaggagagtgaaaaagttggcttaaaactcaacattcagaaaacgaagatcatggcatctggtcccatcacttcatgggaaatagatggggaaacagtggaaacagtgtcagactttatttttctgggctccaaaatcactgcagatggtgactgcagccatgaaattgaaagacgcttactccttggaaggaaagttatgaccaacctagatagcatattgaaaagcagagacattactttgccaacaaaggtccatctagtcaaggctatggtttttccagtgttcatgtatggatgtgagagttggactgtgaagaaagctgagcaccgaagaattgatgctttgaactgtggtgttggagaagactcttga